The following coding sequences are from one Bacteroidota bacterium window:
- a CDS encoding SprB repeat-containing protein, producing MTKLRNVSGTTANFSYAFLTVGNYSITHTVINAGCTATVTGNVNVINCTGPTVTATGSSVCNGSCASVTSSGTGGTSPYIYSWSNGATTQNISACPATTATYTVKVTDAVGTTATSTAVIIVNPAINVTVTPTNLSCNGSANGSAIANPTNGTAPYTYSWSAGGQTTNTTTGMAQGNYTVTITDAKSCTATATTAIIAPPPLTGQFSKGTASCAGCGCKVWVLITAAGGTSPYNYTWPDGYINRYKNQLCPGAYLINIKDKNGCSVNVSIPTP from the coding sequence ATGACAAAACTGCGCAATGTATCAGGAACAACTGCGAATTTTTCTTATGCCTTTTTAACGGTGGGGAATTATAGTATTACCCATACGGTTATAAATGCAGGATGTACTGCAACTGTTACGGGCAATGTTAATGTAATAAATTGCACAGGCCCTACTGTAACCGCCACCGGTAGTTCAGTATGCAATGGCTCCTGTGCCAGTGTAACTTCGAGTGGTACAGGAGGAACCAGTCCATACATATATAGTTGGAGTAATGGCGCCACTACACAAAACATCAGCGCTTGTCCGGCAACAACCGCTACTTATACAGTAAAAGTAACTGATGCCGTTGGAACTACAGCGACTTCGACAGCTGTTATAATAGTTAATCCGGCTATAAATGTAACAGTTACACCAACTAATTTAAGTTGTAATGGAAGTGCCAACGGAAGCGCTATTGCTAATCCCACAAACGGAACAGCGCCCTACACCTATAGCTGGTCAGCAGGTGGGCAGACAACAAACACAACAACCGGTATGGCACAAGGTAATTATACCGTAACAATTACTGATGCAAAAAGTTGTACTGCCACTGCTACCACGGCTATAATTGCGCCACCGCCTTTAACCGGACAATTTAGCAAGGGCACAGCCAGTTGTGCAGGTTGTGGCTGTAAAGTGTGGGTTTTAATAACTGCAGCAGGTGGAACAAGTCCTTACAATTATACATGGCCGGACGGATATATCAATAGGTATAAAAATCAACTTTGCCCGGGAGCATATTTAATAAATATTAAAGACAAAAACGGATGCAGCGTAAATGTTAGTATCCCCACTCCGTAA